One window of Candidatus Nitrospira kreftii genomic DNA carries:
- a CDS encoding ATP-dependent zinc metalloprotease FtsH: MSVTEQQTRRSNSNLTPTSRLHSGPGARKNTEQAKVPPGKTWLWFVLILLANFLLGRFLIPTPEAPITVPYTLFKQEVGKSNVAAIYSQADTITGRFTTSIEYQPLSEKDPGASGEAKTKSDKNSTPGGETKSTDERGRSTGSVSQTISVFTTTLPSFVDPGLEQFLIANGVEISATPIQEGGNPWATIFFSFGPGLLFIGFYIWLFRRAAQQGGGMMGGGVMGMGKSRARRYDQEQTAKITFEDVAGIDEAENELVEIVDFLKDTKKYTRLGGTAPKGVLLVGAPGTGKTLLAKAVAGEAGVPFFSMSAAEFVEMIVGVGAARVRDLFKEARENAPAIVFIDELDAIGRARGQMAIGGSSEQEQTLNQILTEMDGFSSRQGIIVLAATNQPEVLDKALLRPGRFDRRVVVNLPDRTGREAILKVHTRNVPLANDAILGNLAAMTPGLSGADLKNLVNEAALLGARREQQEVRHKDFLDALEKIVLGPERPILMSRDDRERIAYHEGGHAILGLVVPGADPVNRVTIVPRGQALGVTYQRPDSDRYNYPEAYLRARIVGMLGGRAAEEIVYGTKTTGAENDIEQATGLARRMVTRWGMSERLGLVQLAPRENPYLSGLNSYGDTRPFSEETAKVIDAEVLKIIGESYEEARRLLNAHRKQLDVLAEALLARETLNEQEILDVTGLPHAPALETGMLPYPGAGRRSVDSAHEESTARIS, from the coding sequence ATGAGCGTGACGGAACAACAGACGCGACGCAGCAACAGCAATCTCACACCAACCAGCCGCCTCCACAGTGGCCCTGGCGCCCGCAAGAATACTGAGCAGGCAAAGGTGCCGCCAGGCAAAACGTGGCTCTGGTTCGTGCTGATCCTCCTCGCAAACTTCCTGCTTGGAAGGTTTCTGATTCCTACTCCGGAAGCGCCGATCACAGTGCCCTACACCCTCTTCAAACAGGAAGTGGGAAAGAGCAACGTTGCGGCGATCTACAGTCAGGCGGACACCATAACGGGACGGTTCACGACATCAATCGAGTATCAGCCGTTGAGCGAAAAAGACCCGGGGGCCAGTGGCGAAGCCAAAACGAAGAGTGACAAGAATTCGACACCCGGCGGTGAGACCAAATCGACGGACGAGCGCGGTAGAAGCACTGGTAGCGTGTCCCAAACAATCAGTGTCTTCACGACTACCTTGCCCTCTTTCGTAGACCCCGGCTTGGAACAATTCTTAATTGCGAACGGAGTCGAGATCAGTGCAACCCCTATTCAAGAAGGTGGAAACCCATGGGCGACGATCTTTTTTAGCTTCGGCCCTGGTCTACTCTTCATCGGCTTTTATATCTGGCTCTTCCGTCGGGCTGCGCAGCAAGGCGGTGGCATGATGGGCGGAGGAGTGATGGGCATGGGCAAGAGCAGAGCCCGCCGCTATGACCAGGAGCAAACTGCGAAGATTACCTTCGAGGATGTCGCCGGCATCGACGAAGCTGAAAACGAACTGGTCGAGATCGTGGACTTTCTCAAGGATACCAAGAAGTACACCCGACTAGGAGGGACTGCTCCAAAAGGCGTGCTGCTAGTGGGCGCGCCGGGGACAGGGAAGACGCTTCTCGCAAAAGCTGTTGCAGGAGAGGCGGGGGTACCCTTCTTCTCGATGAGCGCTGCGGAGTTTGTGGAGATGATCGTAGGAGTGGGCGCAGCAAGGGTACGAGATCTCTTCAAGGAGGCGCGCGAGAATGCCCCTGCGATTGTGTTCATCGATGAACTCGATGCCATCGGACGCGCACGCGGACAGATGGCGATCGGCGGATCCAGCGAGCAGGAGCAAACCTTGAATCAAATCTTGACCGAAATGGACGGGTTCTCAAGCCGGCAAGGCATCATCGTATTAGCGGCAACCAATCAGCCTGAGGTATTAGACAAGGCTCTTCTGAGACCCGGACGCTTCGATAGGCGCGTTGTTGTGAATCTCCCGGACAGGACAGGACGAGAGGCGATTCTTAAAGTTCACACTCGCAATGTGCCACTCGCGAATGACGCAATACTGGGAAATCTTGCGGCAATGACACCAGGGCTTTCGGGGGCCGACCTGAAGAATCTCGTCAATGAGGCCGCATTATTGGGCGCTCGCCGCGAGCAACAAGAGGTCCGTCACAAGGACTTCCTCGACGCGTTAGAGAAGATCGTGCTCGGCCCAGAACGCCCGATTCTCATGAGCCGAGACGACCGCGAACGCATTGCCTATCATGAAGGGGGACACGCCATCCTCGGTCTCGTCGTGCCTGGCGCTGACCCAGTGAACCGGGTGACGATCGTGCCCCGTGGGCAGGCTCTCGGCGTAACCTATCAGCGCCCAGACAGTGACCGCTACAACTATCCGGAAGCCTATTTGCGCGCGAGGATCGTTGGAATGCTGGGCGGGCGTGCAGCAGAGGAAATTGTCTACGGGACCAAGACCACCGGGGCCGAAAACGATATCGAGCAAGCTACCGGTCTCGCTCGCCGGATGGTCACACGTTGGGGTATGAGTGAGCGGCTCGGCCTTGTACAGCTTGCGCCGAGGGAAAACCCCTACCTGAGCGGCCTAAACAGTTACGGAGACACGAGGCCTTTTAGCGAAGAGACTGCAAAAGTCATCGATGCCGAGGTACTCAAGATTATCGGCGAGAGCTACGAGGAAGCCAGGCGGCTCCTCAACGCGCATCGCAAGCAACTTGATGTGCTTGCCGAAGCCTTGCTCGCACGCGAGACTCTCAACGAACAGGAGATTCTGGATGTTACAGGACTCCCTCATGCGCCGGCCCTAGAGACTGGAATGTTGCCTTATCCCGGCGCTGGCAGGAGGAGCGTTGACTCCGCCCATGAGGAGTCAACAGCGCGGATATCATAG